One genomic window of Blastopirellula retiformator includes the following:
- a CDS encoding ArnT family glycosyltransferase, translating into MSKKTRRERNSSSAPSSEPALASSDLIRFAPAALLALLGFAYLIVYFQSPIPVFQGEPADRLTVLFTILGNFPLVLGPWADLLIDPVPFFTQRTPVFVLAAMIMLVATLVGRCLLSRIGLTGLLSRLETLVFAAALGLATVSLWTFVIGFVGLLHYPALIVLPLLGLAGWGGWDWYRERTPRSETEAAREPSPWIWIAAAAPIVLCTLLGGMMPPYEYDVLEYHLRLPTEWLTTGRIAVESYNAYSGLPMGAEMLALLPMTIWPSDQAWFYGALVGKTLISFYAPLTALAAYCAARRIAGSYAGQIAAIVVVGTPWIVLVAVYGLVDGVWAFYTVATIFAAIVWFQAQRSDDPAATIALPRLALLAGLMAGMATACKYPALPLLVMPLAVWIAVEGRRLNLKSAIAFTIGVTLLFAPWLIKNVVYTGNPVYPLAGSIFPDSIRTPEQVAQWRAAHAVPTDADGHSVTSALLINAIKKVAFASDWTNVALFPLAVTAIVLLGLAIWQPQRLPEEKEDRSIRDAIAWRLLLYAVTYFAIWWLFTHRYDRFLIPLAPVVALLAGYAAARISAAGWRAVCSSLAAVGLAICFLWINWRNSFLAPTFYFTDYQLLKEANAGPDPGLLAELVPADHKAIVEGKADVFYMQTPIDYHTCFDASPLVGLVGKSAAERKELLHARKVSHIYVSWSEIARFRSPGNYGFAEFVTPDFFAELVAQGVIRPAELPANPDENQPQQPWGEFYEVVP; encoded by the coding sequence ATGTCGAAAAAAACACGCCGCGAGCGAAACTCTTCTTCCGCCCCCAGCAGCGAACCCGCTCTCGCAAGTAGCGATCTGATCCGCTTCGCCCCGGCGGCGCTGTTGGCCCTGCTCGGCTTCGCCTACCTGATCGTCTATTTCCAGTCGCCGATCCCCGTCTTTCAGGGCGAGCCGGCCGATCGACTGACCGTCTTGTTCACGATCCTCGGCAACTTCCCGCTGGTGCTCGGCCCCTGGGCCGATCTGCTGATCGATCCGGTCCCCTTCTTCACGCAGCGCACGCCAGTCTTTGTGCTGGCGGCGATGATCATGCTGGTCGCCACGCTGGTCGGCCGCTGTTTGTTGTCTCGGATCGGTTTGACAGGGCTACTATCGCGGCTGGAGACGTTGGTGTTCGCCGCCGCCTTGGGATTGGCGACGGTCTCGCTCTGGACATTCGTGATCGGCTTTGTCGGCTTGTTGCATTACCCGGCGCTGATTGTCTTGCCGCTGTTGGGACTGGCCGGTTGGGGCGGATGGGATTGGTATCGCGAGCGAACGCCCCGCAGCGAAACGGAAGCGGCCCGCGAACCGAGCCCCTGGATCTGGATCGCCGCCGCCGCGCCAATCGTCCTCTGCACGCTGCTCGGCGGAATGATGCCGCCGTACGAATACGATGTGCTGGAGTATCACCTGCGACTACCGACCGAATGGCTCACCACCGGGCGAATCGCCGTCGAGTCGTACAACGCTTACAGCGGCTTGCCGATGGGCGCCGAGATGTTGGCCCTGCTGCCGATGACAATCTGGCCCAGCGACCAGGCGTGGTTTTATGGCGCGCTGGTCGGCAAGACCTTGATCAGCTTCTACGCTCCGCTTACCGCGCTGGCCGCTTACTGCGCCGCCCGACGCATCGCTGGCAGTTACGCCGGGCAGATCGCGGCGATTGTCGTGGTCGGTACTCCCTGGATCGTACTGGTCGCCGTCTATGGACTGGTTGACGGCGTCTGGGCGTTCTACACGGTCGCGACGATCTTTGCCGCAATCGTTTGGTTTCAGGCGCAGCGCAGCGATGATCCTGCGGCGACGATCGCGCTACCGCGGCTTGCACTGTTGGCGGGCCTGATGGCTGGGATGGCGACTGCCTGTAAGTACCCGGCATTGCCGCTGCTGGTAATGCCGCTGGCCGTCTGGATAGCGGTGGAGGGACGGCGGCTTAATCTGAAGTCGGCGATCGCCTTTACGATTGGGGTGACGCTGCTGTTTGCCCCGTGGCTGATCAAGAACGTCGTCTACACCGGCAACCCGGTCTATCCGCTGGCAGGTTCGATCTTTCCCGATTCGATCCGCACGCCGGAGCAAGTCGCTCAGTGGCGAGCCGCCCATGCCGTGCCGACCGACGCCGACGGCCACAGCGTCACGTCGGCCCTGCTGATCAACGCGATCAAAAAGGTCGCTTTCGCCAGCGACTGGACCAACGTCGCTCTCTTTCCGCTCGCTGTGACGGCGATCGTGCTGCTGGGTCTGGCGATCTGGCAACCGCAACGCTTGCCTGAAGAGAAGGAAGATCGCTCGATCAGAGACGCCATCGCCTGGCGCTTGTTGCTGTATGCCGTAACCTACTTCGCCATCTGGTGGCTTTTCACCCATCGCTACGATCGCTTTTTGATTCCTCTGGCGCCGGTCGTCGCCTTGTTGGCAGGCTACGCCGCGGCGCGGATTTCGGCGGCCGGTTGGCGCGCCGTCTGTAGTTCGCTGGCGGCGGTTGGTTTGGCGATTTGCTTCTTGTGGATCAACTGGCGGAACTCCTTCCTGGCGCCTACCTTTTACTTCACCGACTATCAGCTGTTAAAAGAGGCCAACGCCGGACCCGATCCCGGCCTACTCGCCGAGTTGGTCCCCGCGGACCACAAAGCGATCGTCGAGGGCAAGGCGGACGTCTTCTATATGCAGACGCCGATCGATTACCACACCTGCTTTGACGCCTCTCCCCTGGTGGGGCTAGTCGGCAAGTCGGCGGCCGAGCGGAAAGAGCTGCTCCACGCCCGCAAAGTCAGCCATATCTACGTAAGCTGGAGCGAAATTGCCCGGTTTCGCAGTCCCGGCAACTATGGCTTCGCCGAGTTCGTCACGCCTGACTTCTTTGCCGAACTGGTCGCCCAAGGGGTCATCCGCCCCGCCGAGTTGCCTGCCAATCCCGACGAAAACCAGCCGCAACAGCCCTGGGGCGAGTTCTACGAGGTCGTTCCATAA
- a CDS encoding PepSY-associated TM helix domain-containing protein, producing MDNSNSPRKRPWPDYRAVWRWHFYAGLFCIPILLVLSISGTIYLFKPQIESWIDRPYDQLPAGKTSLPISEQIEATLAALPAARFHSFELPQSPGAATRIIVTQNGERVRCYVDPASGTLLGQKVEADRFIAVIRRMHGELFLGNRGSYLVELTACWTLVLIFTGLYLWWPRKWSGFGGVLFPRLMSGKKIFWRDIHSVSGIWISGFAIVLILSGLPWSTFWGNYFRTARQWTGTAVARQDWQISRSRTMKESSEPTPRDYGAANQVAAAVTPLDLPSPVIVSPPRGDSTEWKVASMTQNRPYRVNLTIDGESGELISRQNFGDRHVIDQVVGVGIALHEGQLFGWPNQLLGVITTSGLILLSASGVILWWRRRDQGVLGAPAVGSAPRLSVGLLVIVVALAVYLPLFGASLLAVYLAERFVLRRSPGIRGWLGLRQPRAPEVASV from the coding sequence ATGGACAATTCCAACTCGCCGCGCAAGCGGCCTTGGCCCGACTACCGCGCGGTATGGCGGTGGCATTTTTATGCCGGCCTGTTTTGCATACCGATCCTCCTCGTCCTGTCAATCAGCGGCACGATCTACCTGTTCAAACCGCAGATCGAGTCATGGATCGATCGTCCGTACGACCAGTTGCCAGCCGGCAAAACTTCGCTGCCGATTTCGGAACAGATCGAAGCGACGTTGGCGGCGCTGCCTGCCGCCCGGTTCCACTCGTTTGAACTGCCCCAATCGCCGGGCGCCGCAACCCGGATCATCGTCACTCAGAACGGCGAACGGGTCCGCTGCTATGTCGATCCAGCCAGCGGCACGTTGCTCGGACAAAAGGTGGAAGCCGATCGCTTCATCGCCGTGATTCGCCGGATGCATGGCGAACTGTTTCTCGGCAACCGCGGCTCTTACCTGGTAGAGCTAACCGCCTGTTGGACGTTGGTGCTGATCTTCACCGGTCTCTACTTGTGGTGGCCGCGCAAGTGGTCGGGCTTCGGCGGCGTGCTGTTCCCTCGACTGATGAGCGGCAAGAAGATTTTCTGGCGCGACATCCATAGCGTCTCCGGCATCTGGATTTCCGGTTTTGCGATCGTATTGATCCTGTCCGGCTTGCCGTGGTCGACCTTCTGGGGCAACTACTTCCGCACAGCTCGCCAGTGGACCGGTACGGCGGTTGCCCGGCAAGATTGGCAGATCAGCCGATCGCGGACCATGAAAGAGTCGAGCGAGCCGACGCCGCGTGACTACGGCGCGGCCAATCAAGTCGCCGCAGCGGTAACGCCGCTCGACCTCCCGTCGCCGGTGATTGTCTCGCCGCCGCGCGGAGACTCGACCGAGTGGAAGGTCGCGTCGATGACGCAGAACCGCCCCTATCGCGTGAATCTAACGATCGACGGCGAGAGTGGTGAATTGATCAGCCGGCAGAATTTTGGCGATCGTCACGTGATCGATCAGGTCGTCGGCGTTGGCATCGCCCTGCACGAAGGGCAACTGTTCGGTTGGCCCAATCAACTGCTGGGAGTGATCACTACCAGCGGTTTGATCTTGCTGAGCGCGAGCGGCGTAATCCTGTGGTGGCGGCGGCGCGACCAGGGCGTCTTGGGCGCCCCGGCGGTTGGCTCGGCGCCGCGGTTATCTGTTGGCCTGCTGGTGATTGTCGTCGCGCTGGCCGTTTATCTCCCGTTGTTTGGAGCGTCGTTGCTAGCCGTCTATCTAGCGGAGCGCTTCGTCTTGCGTCGCTCGCCAGGCATTCGCGGCTGGCTGGGACTTCGCCAACCCCGTGCGCCGGAGGTCGCATCCGTATGA
- the hpnH gene encoding adenosyl-hopene transferase HpnH: MGVPVSQMWTVASYVLKKRLSGQKRYPLVLMLEPLFRCNLACAGCGKIQHPVETLRRHLTPEQCFQAVEECGAPIVSIPGGEPLLHPQINEIVEGLVARKKYIYLCTNALKLEKALPSFTPSKYLSFSVHMDGPREEHDAAVCREGTYDIAAQAIKAAVARGFRVTTNTTIYDGVQPERIRDFFDDMMQLGVEGMMISPGYRYEKAPDQDHFLARNETKTLFRQLLDHARNWRFNQSPLFLEFLKGNYQLECTPWGNPTYNLFGWQKPCYLMDEGYCESFDELMSSVAWENYGCASGNPKCADCMVHSGYEPSAVDATFGSLSGFWNTVKLTLLGPPKESKLPLASPAAGGKLRQDGPSAKPSPTLRPDDIPLPLIQD, translated from the coding sequence ATGGGCGTACCCGTCTCGCAAATGTGGACTGTCGCCAGCTATGTGCTGAAGAAGCGCCTGTCTGGGCAAAAGCGTTATCCGCTGGTCTTGATGTTGGAACCGCTGTTTCGCTGCAACTTGGCCTGCGCCGGCTGCGGCAAGATCCAACATCCGGTCGAAACGCTTCGTCGCCATCTGACGCCGGAGCAATGCTTTCAGGCGGTCGAAGAATGCGGCGCCCCGATCGTCTCGATCCCTGGCGGCGAACCGCTGCTGCACCCGCAGATCAACGAGATTGTCGAAGGCCTGGTCGCCCGCAAGAAGTACATCTACCTCTGCACCAACGCCCTGAAGCTGGAAAAGGCGCTCCCCAGCTTCACGCCCAGCAAGTACCTGTCATTCTCGGTCCACATGGACGGCCCCCGCGAAGAGCATGACGCCGCCGTCTGCCGCGAAGGAACCTACGACATCGCCGCTCAAGCGATCAAAGCGGCGGTGGCTCGCGGCTTCCGCGTGACGACCAACACCACGATCTACGACGGCGTCCAGCCCGAGCGGATCCGCGACTTCTTTGACGACATGATGCAATTGGGCGTCGAAGGAATGATGATCTCGCCCGGCTATCGTTATGAGAAGGCGCCGGACCAAGATCACTTTCTGGCGCGAAACGAAACGAAGACGCTGTTCCGGCAACTGCTTGATCACGCTCGCAACTGGCGGTTCAACCAAAGCCCCCTCTTCCTCGAGTTCCTCAAGGGGAACTACCAGCTGGAGTGCACGCCGTGGGGTAATCCTACCTACAACTTGTTCGGCTGGCAGAAACCGTGCTACCTGATGGACGAAGGGTATTGCGAGTCGTTTGACGAACTGATGTCGTCGGTCGCGTGGGAAAACTACGGCTGCGCCAGCGGCAACCCCAAGTGCGCCGACTGCATGGTCCATAGCGGCTACGAACCAAGCGCCGTCGACGCCACGTTCGGCTCGCTGAGCGGCTTCTGGAATACGGTCAAACTGACCCTGCTCGGCCCGCCAAAAGAGAGCAAACTGCCGCTCGCCTCTCCGGCTGCTGGCGGCAAGCTCCGACAGGATGGCCCCAGCGCCAAACCGTCGCCAACGCTGCGGCCTGATGACATTCCGCTGCCGCTGATCCAAGACTGA
- a CDS encoding dihydrodipicolinate synthase family protein, whose amino-acid sequence MSNQDRLAGIFTPNIVPLDSRGDINESELRRYVDWLIDRGVHGLYPNGSTGEFLRFTAEERRRIIEIMADQTAGRVPILAGAAEANVRETIKACETYYEYGCRAVAIVSPFYYKLTPAGVYAYFKEIADNTPIDVTLYNIPMFASPIDVPTVQRLAEECDKVIAIKDSSGDLPHMMRMIAAVRPLRPDFGFMTGWDAALMPMMLIGCDGGTNATSGVAPEITRKLYDLTKAGRIDEARDLQYRLLKLFDAMLYNSEFPEGFRAAIALRGFHPGKGRQPQSESQLEAIDVLKRELQCLLAAEGYVDEPVGGCAIKEEVDSDEVARIVQNVVGELKRRGLA is encoded by the coding sequence ATGTCAAACCAAGATCGTCTCGCCGGTATCTTTACGCCCAATATCGTTCCCCTCGATTCGCGGGGGGACATCAACGAGTCGGAACTGCGGCGTTACGTCGACTGGCTGATCGACCGGGGCGTGCATGGCCTCTATCCCAATGGTTCGACCGGCGAGTTCCTTCGCTTTACCGCCGAAGAGCGACGCCGGATCATCGAGATCATGGCCGATCAGACCGCCGGCCGCGTGCCGATTTTGGCTGGCGCCGCCGAGGCGAACGTCCGCGAGACGATCAAGGCCTGCGAGACCTACTACGAATATGGTTGCCGCGCCGTCGCCATCGTGTCGCCGTTCTACTACAAGCTGACCCCGGCCGGCGTCTACGCCTACTTCAAAGAGATCGCCGACAACACGCCGATCGACGTCACGCTTTACAACATTCCGATGTTCGCCTCGCCGATCGACGTGCCGACGGTGCAGCGGTTGGCGGAAGAGTGCGACAAGGTGATCGCGATCAAGGACTCTTCCGGCGACCTGCCGCACATGATGCGAATGATCGCTGCGGTCCGTCCGCTGCGGCCCGACTTTGGTTTCATGACCGGTTGGGACGCGGCGCTGATGCCGATGATGTTGATCGGTTGCGATGGCGGCACGAATGCGACCAGCGGCGTGGCGCCAGAGATCACCCGCAAGCTGTACGACCTGACCAAGGCGGGACGCATCGACGAAGCCCGCGACCTGCAATATCGGTTGCTGAAGCTGTTTGACGCGATGCTCTATAACAGCGAGTTCCCGGAAGGTTTCCGGGCGGCGATCGCGCTGCGTGGTTTTCATCCCGGCAAGGGACGTCAGCCGCAGTCGGAAAGCCAACTGGAAGCGATTGACGTGCTCAAACGCGAACTGCAATGTTTGCTGGCGGCCGAAGGTTATGTTGATGAGCCGGTCGGCGGCTGTGCGATCAAGGAAGAAGTCGACTCGGACGAGGTTGCCCGGATCGTGCAAAACGTCGTCGGCGAACTAAAACGCCGCGGCCTCGCATAG
- a CDS encoding terpene cyclase/mutase family protein: MEGASPTSSNRISQHFLDLRALAGSSIAATRDWLLAHQHADGHWCAELEGDSILQSEYILLLAWLREERSEIAQRCAAQLLKQQEPSGAWTQFPGAPIDVGSSVKAYFALKLTGHDPTAEYMIRAHNAILEAGGADKVNSFTRFYLALLGQIPFELCPAVPPEMVLLPNWSPINIYRISSWSRTIFVPLAIVWAHRPTREIAADVSIHELFVNKPEDWPELRCPGLDKPQGLFSWDHFFRTADSGLKLLEKYKLRPLRKRALQKAEKWLLDRCEKSDGPGAIFPPIVWGVIALLTLGYDKQSAEVQYFLDHLKRLAIDDGAETRLQPCKSPVWDTSISLRALAAAGSGLSQEPTCRGVEWLLSKEVRVAGDWSNNVACEPGGWFFEYENAFYPDNDDTSMGIMALVDQLAAADISLELHPGDTLANTSVVVGGRGIAERLAGSSAAMMEQAAAATRRAVAWMTAMQNHDGGWGAFDKNNDAEFLCHVPFADHNAMIDPSTPDLSARVIESFGRLGVTINSPGKVGDVVRKAVAYIRANQLSDGSWFGRWGVNYIYGAWQCLVGLRAVGVPADDPAIEQGKLWLLAHQQACGGWGESCETYEDPSLRGQGSPTASQTAWALLGLIAAGGEKLPQVANGVRYLIDTQRPDGAWDEVEFTGTGFPRVFYLKYHYYPIYFPLLALAEWNRATARS, encoded by the coding sequence ATGGAAGGCGCCTCCCCCACCTCGAGCAATCGCATCTCGCAGCACTTTCTCGACCTGCGCGCATTAGCGGGCTCCTCGATCGCCGCTACTCGCGACTGGCTGCTCGCCCATCAACATGCCGACGGCCATTGGTGCGCCGAACTCGAAGGGGACTCGATCCTGCAGAGCGAGTACATCTTGCTGCTCGCCTGGCTCCGAGAAGAACGTTCTGAAATCGCCCAGCGGTGCGCCGCCCAACTGCTGAAACAACAAGAGCCGAGCGGCGCCTGGACGCAATTCCCAGGCGCGCCGATCGATGTTGGCTCGAGCGTCAAAGCCTATTTCGCCCTCAAGCTGACCGGGCATGATCCGACCGCCGAGTACATGATTCGCGCCCACAACGCGATCCTCGAAGCCGGCGGCGCCGACAAGGTCAACAGCTTCACCCGGTTCTATCTAGCGCTGCTCGGTCAGATCCCGTTTGAACTCTGCCCGGCCGTTCCGCCCGAGATGGTCCTGCTGCCCAACTGGTCGCCGATCAACATTTATCGGATCAGCTCCTGGTCGCGAACAATCTTCGTACCGCTGGCGATCGTCTGGGCCCATCGCCCAACGCGTGAGATCGCCGCCGACGTTTCGATCCACGAGCTGTTCGTTAACAAGCCGGAAGACTGGCCCGAGCTTCGCTGCCCTGGTCTCGACAAACCGCAGGGCTTGTTCAGTTGGGATCACTTTTTCCGCACCGCGGACAGCGGACTGAAGCTGCTCGAAAAATACAAACTCCGCCCGCTTCGCAAACGCGCGCTGCAAAAGGCTGAAAAGTGGCTGCTCGACCGCTGCGAAAAGAGCGACGGTCCCGGCGCGATTTTTCCGCCGATCGTCTGGGGCGTGATCGCGCTGCTGACGCTCGGCTACGATAAACAAAGCGCGGAGGTCCAGTACTTCCTCGATCATCTAAAGCGGCTGGCGATTGACGACGGCGCCGAGACTCGCTTGCAACCTTGCAAGTCGCCGGTCTGGGACACGTCGATCTCGCTGCGAGCTTTGGCCGCCGCTGGCTCAGGACTTTCGCAGGAACCGACCTGCCGAGGCGTCGAGTGGCTGCTGTCGAAAGAAGTTCGCGTCGCCGGCGACTGGAGCAACAACGTCGCCTGCGAACCAGGCGGCTGGTTCTTCGAATACGAAAACGCTTTCTATCCCGATAACGACGATACGTCGATGGGAATCATGGCGCTGGTCGACCAATTGGCGGCCGCCGATATTTCGCTCGAGCTGCATCCAGGCGACACGCTGGCCAACACCAGCGTCGTTGTTGGCGGACGCGGCATTGCCGAGCGGCTCGCTGGTTCATCCGCTGCGATGATGGAACAGGCGGCTGCGGCGACTCGCCGCGCCGTCGCGTGGATGACCGCGATGCAAAACCATGACGGCGGTTGGGGGGCGTTCGATAAGAACAACGACGCCGAGTTCCTCTGTCACGTGCCGTTCGCCGATCACAACGCGATGATCGATCCAAGCACGCCCGATCTGTCGGCCCGCGTGATCGAGTCGTTCGGCCGGCTAGGCGTCACGATCAACTCGCCTGGCAAGGTCGGCGACGTCGTCCGCAAGGCGGTCGCCTACATCCGCGCCAATCAGCTCTCCGACGGCTCGTGGTTTGGTCGCTGGGGCGTTAACTATATCTATGGCGCCTGGCAGTGTTTGGTCGGCCTGCGAGCCGTCGGCGTACCCGCCGACGATCCGGCGATCGAACAAGGCAAGCTCTGGCTGCTCGCTCATCAACAAGCGTGCGGCGGCTGGGGCGAGTCGTGCGAAACGTACGAAGACCCATCGCTGCGCGGCCAAGGCTCTCCGACCGCTTCGCAAACGGCCTGGGCGCTGTTGGGCTTGATCGCTGCGGGCGGTGAGAAGTTGCCGCAAGTCGCAAACGGCGTCCGCTACCTGATCGATACGCAGCGGCCGGATGGCGCCTGGGACGAAGTCGAGTTCACCGGAACCGGTTTCCCCCGCGTCTTCTATCTGAAATATCACTACTACCCGATTTACTTTCCCCTCTTGGCTCTGGCCGAATGGAACCGCGCGACGGCGCGAAGTTAG